The Streptomyces sp. TLI_105 DNA segment GCGGCTCGGGTGACCGCGGTCGCCCGGGCCGCGGTGGGCAGCGGGCGGTGCACGGTGATCTCCTGGCCGCCGTGCAGCACCTTCGCCAGGTCGATGTCGACGCCCGGCAGGTCGAAGACCTGGAAGCCGACGCCGCCGGTGCCGCCCGCGACGACCCCGAAGGTGGGCAGGACCTGGAGGCCCCGCTCGTGTCCTTCGTACACGTAGCGCAGTTCGCGCGGGTCGGTCTCGGGGACGCCGGCGCCGAGGGCGAGGTGGTAGAGCCGTACGTCGCGCTCGTCCCACCTGACGTCGGTGCGGACCGGCGGCGCGGAGGTCGCCTTCTCGACGTCGAGGGGCATCAGAAGGCCCCCACGGCGTAGCGGCTGCGGAAGAACAGCAGCGGCCGGCCGTCCTCGCCCGCGTGGAGCGCCACCACCTGCGCGGTGACCAGGTGGTGGTCCCCGGCCTCGTAGACCGCGTCGAGTGCGCACTCCACGTGGGCGAGGGCTCCCTCGATGCGTACGGTGCCGTGCTCCCCGGCGCCCCAGGGGACCCCGGCGAACTTGTCGGGGCCGCTGCGGCCGAGCGCGGCGCAGGTGGTCTGCTGGTCCTCGGCGAGGATGTTGACGCAGAAGCGGCCCGCGCGCTCGATCCTCGGCCAGCTGGTGGAGTTCTTGCCGACGGCCAGCATGACCAGCGGGGGGTCGAGGGAGAGGGAGGCGAAGGACTGGCAGGCGAAGCCGACGGGCTCCGCGCTGTCGGCGTCGAGCGTCGCCACCACCGTGATGCCGCTGGCGAAGCGGCCGAGCACGTCCCGGAACTCGGAGGGCGGGATCAGCCGTTCCACTGGTGGCCCCAGAAGCTGTCGGCGGTGATCTCCTTCGCGACCCAGGTGGCGGGGTCGACGACGAGGCCGTCCCAGCCGTACTCGACCTGGAAGCCGCCGGGGGCCTGGGCGTAGAAGGACACCATGCGGTCGTTGGTGTGGCGGCCGAGGCTGGACGCGATGGGGATGCCGGCGGCGTGCATGCGGTCGAGGCCGCGGCCCACGTCGTCGAGGGTCTCCAGCTCCACCATGAAGTGCACGATGCCGGGGGGCAGCGCGCCCGGGTAGAGACCGAGGCTGTGGTGGCGGCGGTTGGGGCTGAGGAAGTGCATCCAGTGGAAGTACCGCTGCTCGGTGGCGGTCGGGACGGCCTGCGGCGGCAGCTTCATCGAGTCGCGCAGCTGGAAGCCGAGCAGGTTCTCGTAGAAGTCGAGCGCGGCCTCGATGTCCGGCACGGGGATCACGACGTGGCCGAGGCCCAGGTCGCCGGTGACGAAGCGGTTGCCGTACGGGGAGCCGAGCGCGGTGTGGTCCTGCGCCTGGCCCCAGTAGATCTCCAGCGGGTTGCCGCCCGGGTCCGTCACGTGGATCAGACCCTGGACGCGGCGCTCGGCGAGTTCTGCGGGGTGGGCGGCCTTGACGGCGACACCGGCCGCCTCCAGCTCCTCGGCGGCGCGGGCGAGTGCGGCGGCGTTCGCCACCTCCCAGCCGGCCGCGAGGAGCCGATCGCTCTCGCCCGCCTGGATGACGATGCGGTGGGCGCGGTCGTCCAGGCGGAGGCAGAGGGTGTCCTCGGTGGTGCCGGATGCCTCCACCATGCCGAGGACGTCGAGCGCGTAACGGCGCCACTCGTCCAGGGTGGTGGTCTCCAGGCGCAGGTAGCCGAGAGCACGGATGTCCATGGTGTGCACCTCTTCGGTGGAAGGTTCAGTGGGAGAAGAAGTCGACGGCGAGGCGGTTGAACTCGTCGGCCTGCTCGGTCTGGGCCCAGTGGCCGCAGTGCGGGAAGACGTGCAGGCGGGCGTCGGGGATGGTCTTGAGGGCGACCAGCGCGCCGTCGAGGGGGTTGACGCGGTCCTCGCGGCCCCAGGTGAGGAGCACCGGGTGGGTGATCCGGTGGGCCTCGCGCCAGAGCATCGTGTCCCCGACCCAGGCCGGGTTGCCGAACGAGGCCGCCATCCGGGCGCTGCCGAGCCGGGTGTCGGGGTCGGTGGCCGAGGCCCAGCGCTCCTCGACGAGTTCGTCGGTGACGATCGACTGGTCGTACGCCATGACGCCGAGGAAGGCGCGCAGTTGCTCCCGGGTGGGCTCGGGCGAGGCGTTGAACTCGAAGAGCCGCTTGATGCCCTCGGTCGGGTCGGGGGCGAAGAGGTTGACGGAGACCCCGCCGGGGCCCATCAGGAGGAGCTTGCCGACCTTGTCCGGGTGGTTCAGGGCCATGCGGACGGCGGTGCCGCCGCCGAGGGAGTTGCCGATGAAGTGCGCGCGCCGGATGCCCAGCTCGTCCATGAGGGCGGCGACGGCGTCCGCGCTGTAGCTGAAGTAGTCCTTGTCGAGCTCCGGCTTGTCCGAGCGGCCGAAGCAGGGCTGGTCGACGAGCAGGGTGCGGAAGTGCTCGGCGAAGACGGGGAGGTTGCGGCCGAAGTTGCTCCAGGCGGAGGCGCCGGGGCCGCCGCCGTGCAGCATGATCACGACGGGCGCCTCGGCGGCCCGGCCGGCGGGCGCGGCCTCGTGGTAGTGGAGGGTGAGCCCGGCCGCCTCGGCGGTGCGGGAGGTCGACTCGTGGGTGAGCTCTGCCATCGTCGGCGCCTCTCAGGCCATGGTGTCTTGGATGTCGATGCCGAGCGCGCTCTGCCCGTACATGACGAGGGCCCGCTCGGGGTCGTTGGCGGCGTGGCCGCGGCCGGTGTGGGCGTCGCGCCAGGCGCGCTGGACGAGGCCGGGGCCGGTGCGCATGGCGCTGCCGCCGGAGTTCTCCATGAGCAGGTCGACCGCGGCGACGGAGCGTTCGGTGGCGAGCACCTGGTCGCGGCGGGTGCGCGTGCGCAGCTCCATCGGGATCTCCTCGCCGTGCTCGGCGAGGGCGTACATCTCGCCCATGTTGCGGGTCAGCTGCAGCCAGCTCGCGTCGATGTCGCTGGCGGCGCGGGCGATGCGGACCTGTGCGAAGGGGTCCTCGGCGACCTTCTGCCCGTACGAGACGCGGAACCGCTGCCGGGTGGCCTCGGCGTAGGAGTCGAAGGCGCCCTCGGCGATGCCGACGATCGGGGTGGAGATGGTGGTGGTGAACACCCCGGCGTACGGCAGCCGGTACAGCGGCTCGGGGTTGACCTCGTGGCCGGGCACCTTCAGGGCGGTGACCGGGCCGAAGCTCAGGGCGCGGTGGTCGGGGACGAAGACGTCCTCGACGACGACGTCGTTGCTGCCGGTGCCGCGCAGGCCGACGGTGTCCCAGACGTCGTCGACGCGGTAGTCGGACCGGGGGATCAGGAAGGTGCGCATGTCGACCGGGTTGCCCTCGCCGTCGGTGACGAGGCAGCCGAGGAGCGCCCAGCGGGCGTGGTCGCAGCCGGAGGAGAAGTGCCACCGGCCGGAGAGCCGGAAGCCGCCGTCGACGGCGGTGGCCTTGCCGGTGGGGGCGTACGAGGAGGCGATGCGGGTCTTGGGGTCCTGCCCCCACACCTCCTGCTGGGCGCGGGGGTCGAACAGGGCGACGTGCCAGGGGTGGACGCCGACCACGGAGGCGACCCAGCCGGTCGAGCCGCACGCCTTGGCGATCTCCTTGACCGCCGTGTAGAAGACCACCGGGTCGGCCGCGCGGCCGCCGAAGGCCTTGGGCTGGAGCAGCTGGAAGAAGCCGGTGTCCTCCAACTCCTTGACGGAGGTGTCGGGCACGCGCCGCAGCGTCTCGGCCTCGGCCGCGCGGTCGCGCAGGGCGGGAGCGAGGTCACGGATCGCTGCCAGGACGTCATCGGCCATGGGGCATCCCCTTTCGGGTCGTGGTGGGGGAATGCCAGGACCGTACGGCGTGCCGTACGGCGGCGAAATGCGCTGCTCCCACTGAGCGGGAACCCCGCGGGGAGGCTCCGCCGGGACGGGACGGAGCGGGTTCACCGGGACGGGCCGAGGGCGGGACGACGGGCCGCGACGGCGGAGTCGGGAGGACGGGGCGGGACGACGGAGTCGGGACGACAGGTCGGGACGACGGGTCAGAGCGACGGGGCGGGCCGTCGTGTCGGAGCGGGTTCCGTCCGCCGTCGTGTCGGAAGGGGTGTGTCCGCTCGTCAGAGCATCGGGTCGTGGACGTCCATGCCGAGGGCGTCCTGGGCGTAGAGGACCAGGGCCCGCTCCACGTCGTTGGCCGCCTGGCCGCGGCCGGTGTGCAGGTCGCGCCAGGCCCTCTGCAGGACGTCGTCGCCCACGCGCAGCGGCCCTCGGCCGGCGTTCTCCATGAGCAGGTCCACGGCGGTGATGGCGCGTTCGGTGGCGAGCGCCTGGTCGCGGCGGGTGCGGGCGCGCAGTTCCCTCGGGATCTCCGCGCCGCCGCGCGCGACCGCGTACAGCTCCGCCATGTTGCGGGCGAGCTGCAGCCGGGCGGCGTCGATCTCGCCGGCGGCGCGGGCGATGCGCACCTGGGCGAAGGGGTCCTCGGCGGCCCCCCGGCCGGGCTCGGCCCGGAGGCGCTCGCGGGCGGCGGTGATCTGGTCCTCGTGGGCGCCTTCGGCGATGCCGACCATCGCGGTGGAGATGGCGGTGGTGAAGACGGCCGCGTACGGCAGCCGGTACAGCGGTTCGGGGTGGACGTCGTGCCCGGGGCAGCGCAGCACGGTCACCGGGCCGTAGCCGAGCGCCCGGTGGGCGGGGACGAAGGCGTCCTCGACGAGGATGTCGTTGCTGCCGCTGCCGCGCAGCCCGACCGTGTCCCACACGTCGTCGACGCGGTAGTCGGCGCTCGGCACCAGGAAGGTCAGCATGTCGACCGGGCGGCCCTCGCCGTCGGTGACGAGACCGCCGAGGAGCGCCCAGCGGGCGTGGTCGCAGCCGGCGGAGAAGTGCCACCGGCCGGAGAGCCGGAAGCCGCCGTCGACGGGGGTGACCTTCCCGGTGGGGGCGTGGGAGGAGCAGATCCGGGTGGATTCGTCCGCGCCCCAGACCTCCTCCTGTGCCCGGGGGTCGAACTGGGCCACGTACCAGGGGTGGACGCCGAGGACCGACGCCGCCCAGCCGGTCGATCCGCAGGCCTTGGCGATCTCGTGCACGGCGGCGTAGAAGACGGCGGGGTCGGCGGCGAGTCCGCCGTACGCCCCGGGCCGGAGCAGCCGGAAGAAGCCGGCGGCCTCCAGTTCCCCGACGGAGGCGTCGGGCACCCGGCGCAGGGCCTCCGCCTCGGCCGCGCGCTCGCGCAGGGCGGGGGCGAGGGCGCGGACCGCCGCGAGGACGTCGTCGTCGCACATGGGCGCCCCTCTCGGATCCGGTCCGGTCGTGCCGTGACGAGAAGGAACCTACGCGTTACTGTTCCGAGACGGAACTCCCCCTTCCCAGCGCCCGTCATCCTCTGGCAATCTCCACGCAATACCGGAGATTACGGACCCAGCCACGGGCCATTCGGCTGTGCTGTCCGTGTGGGAGGTGCCGATGACGACCAGTGCTGTCGAGCCTGTCGAGGCCGGGATGCCGCCTCTGTCCCTGCTGGAGAAGGCGGCGAAGGTGCTGAGCGCCTTCGAGAGCGCGGGGCCCCGGCTCACCCTCACCGAGGTCGTGCAGCGCTCGGGCATCCGCCGCTCCTCCGCGCACCGCATCCTCGACCAGCTGGTGCAGCTGCGCTGGCTGGAGCGCGAGGGCCGCGACTACCGTCTCGGCATGGGCATGCTGGAGCTCGGCGCCATGGCCTCGCACCACAACCGGCTCCGCCGGGCGGCACTGCCCCATCTGCACGCGCTGCACGAGTCCACCGGCCACCTGGTGCACCTGACGGTGCTCGACGGCTCCGAGGTGGTCTATCTGGAGCGCATCGGCGGTTCGGACGACTCCGTCGTGCCCTCGCGCATGGGCGGGCGGCAGCCGGCGTACTGCACGGCCTCGGGCAAGGCGATCCTGGCCTTCGGCGACGGAACGCCGGTGGAGCAGGTGATCCGGGACGGGCTGCGGGCACGTACCCCGCGCACCATCACCCGCCCCGAGTCCTTCCGCCGTGAGCTGGCGATGACGCGGGAGCGCGGCGTGGCCTTCGACCACGAGGAGGGGTACCGGGGGGTCTTCTGCGTGGCCGCCCCGCTGCGCGGCGCCGGCCGGGCCATCGCCGCGATCTCGGTGAGCGGCCACGGCGTCCACCGGGAGATGGAGCGGCTGGCCCCGGCCGTGCGCGGCTGCGCGCGGTCGGTGTGGCAGTCGATGTTCGGGCCGGGGCGGCAGCCGGAGAAGCGGGCCCAGCCGGTCGGCGCGGGGCCCGTGGGGCTTCCGCAGCCCTCGATGGACAACATGATGGCCTGGCTGCGCTTCAGCGACTGGATGTGAAGCGCGCCCGCAGGGCGGCGAGGCCGGTGCCGTACGTGCCGTCCCCGAAGACCGACTCCACCCGGGGCACGACGTCGTCCGTGCTCCGGTAGGCGGCGGACCACCGGACCTCGGCGCCGTCGGGGTGCGGACGCACGGCGAGCGTCGCCACGTAGTCGTGGACCGGGAGCATGACGGGGTCGAGGAGGGTGTAGCGGTACGAGCGGGCGGCCGCGTCACGGTCGAGCAGGCGCTCCCGGGCGACGGCCTCGCCGTCGACGGCGAAGACCCTGACGGTGCCGGGGACGGCGGGGTCGCCGCCGCCCTCCAGGGTGGACGGCGGCACGTGGGGATGCCAGTCGGCGAGGGCGCCGAAGTGGCCGATGACGGCCCACACGGCGTCGGGGGTGGCCGGGACGACGGCGGAGCGTTCGAGCGTACGGGGGTTCACGGGCGTCTCCTCGTTGCGGGGGTTCACGGGCGTCTCCTGGTGACGGGGGTTCACGGGCATCGCCTGGTGACGGGGGCTCACGGGCGTCTCCTCGTGACGCGTACGGGTACGGGTGTGCGGCGAGGGGCACCCGCACGGGTGCCCCTCCAGGTCCTGTCGTCAGGTGTCCTCGTACGGATCGTCACCAGGTGCGGTCGCCGCGCAGGACCGCGTCGGCGCCCCCGTCGGCGAAGACGACCTGCCCGGTCACGAGGGCGTTCTCGGGCGAGGCCAACCACGCGATGAGCGGGGCGATCTGCTCGGGGCGGGCGTGGCCGTGCAGCGGCATCGGCACACTCCGCTCGACGAGCCCCCGCATCTCGGGGTCGTCGAGCAGCGGCCGGGTCAGGGGCGTGACGACCACACCGGGGGCCACGGCGTTGAGCGGGACGCCGTCGCCGGCCCACGCCTCGGTGGGGGCGGCGCGCCGGACCCAGCGGGAGATCGCCGCCTTGGACGAGGAGTAGACGAGGTGGCCCTCGCCGCGGTCGACGGCCGCCCGTGAGGCGCCCACCGCCGCCTCCTCGTCCCCGGCGAGCGCGGCGTCCACGATCGCGGGGTCGACCGGGTGGACGGAGTCGATGGATCCGACGACCACGGCCCGGGGATCGGTGCCGGCCACGAGCAGCGGACGCAGTCCGTCGAGCGTGGCCACGGCACCGAAGTGGTTCACCCTGACGGTGAGGGGGTCGAAGTGGGCGACGCCCGCGCAGGAGACGACGGCGTCGAGACGGCCGCCGGTCAGCTCGCGGGCGCGGGCGACGAGTTCGGCCCGACCCTCGGCGGTGGACAGGTCGGCGCGGATGTCTCCGTCGGCGAGGTCGGCGCCGATGACGGTGTGGCCGCGCTGCCGCAGGAGGTCGGCGGTGGCCTTGCCGATGCCGGAGGCGGCTCCGGTGACCAGGCAGGTTCGGGACATGACGGTCTCCTCGTCAGGAGTAGGTGATCTCGACCCGGTCGGTGAGGGGGAGGGCCTGGCAGGCCAGGACGTACCCCTCGGCGATGTCCTGGTCGTCCAGGACGTCGTTGCGGAGCATCTTGACCTCGCCGGCCACGACACGGCAGGTGCAGGCGCTGCAGGCGCCCTCCCGGCAGGAGTACGGGGCGTCCACACCCGCGGCGATGAGCACGTCGAGCAGGGGCGCCGTCGGCGGCCAGGCGACCGTGCGGGTCTCGCCGTCGAGCTCGACCTCGGCGGTCGCACCGCCCTCGGTCGCCGTGTCCTGCGGCACCTCGGGGGCGTCGAAGACGTCCGCGCCGAGGGAGAAGAACCGCTCCCGGTGGATGCGGTCGCCGGGCGCGCCGAGCGTGCGCAGGGCCTGCTCGACGGCGTCCATGAGCGGCTGCGGGCCGCATACGAAGGCCTCGCGGTCGGCGTACGGCGCGAGCGCGGCGGCCAGCCGGTCCACGGAGGGCAGGCCCTGGAGCGACTCCAGCCAGTGGAGCACGAGCAGCCGGTCCGGGTGGTCCTGGGTCAGTGTCCGCAGTTCGTCGCGGAAGACGACCGAGGACTCGTCGCGGTTGGCGTACAACAGCACCACCCTGCCCCGGCCGTCGGCCAGGGCCGACTTGGCGATCGACAGGACCGGGGTGATGCCGCTGCCTCCGGCGACGAGCAGCAGGTCGTCGTCGAGGGAGTCCGGGGTGAAGGTGCCGGCCGGGGGCAGCACCTCCAGCTCGTCCCCGGCCGCCAGCCGGTCGCAGACCCAGTTGGAGCCGTACCCGCCGGCGACCCGCTTGACGGTGATCTTCAGGGGCTCGCCGGTGTGGGGCGAGCTGGCGAGGGAATAGCAGCGGGCGGCCGGCCTCCCGTCGGCACCGGGCAGCTTCAGGGTGAGGAACTGCCCGGGGCGGTACGTGAAGCGGTCCGCGCTCTCCGCCGGTGCCTGGAGCACCAGGGAGTGCGCGTCGGCCGTCTCGGCGATGACCTCGACGACGCGCAGCCGGTGGGTGCGAGAGCTGGTCGTGGGCTCAGGCATCGTCAGCCTCCGTGGTTGCGGTACCTGCCCTGCCGGGCTCCGGGGAGCCGGGCAGGGAGGTTCCGGACTCCAGGGAGCCGGACTCCGAAGTGCCCGACTCCAGGGTGCCGACCGTCAGGGTTCCGTCCTCCACCGCGCGGTCGATGCTCGCCCGCAGGGCCCGGCAGGTCCGCATCCGGGCGGTGGTCACGCCCGGGCGCACCCGGTCGCGGAACTCCGCGCAGGCGACGGCCGCGTCGGCCGTCCACTGCACGGAGGTGTGGGCGACGCTGAACTTCTCGCACAGGACCTGGTTGCCGCAGGCCGCGCACTCCACCGCTCGCATGTCAGGCTCCGCTTTCCGTCTCCGCCGCGCGGCGCGCGAGGTTCTCCTCGACCTCGGCGCGCCATGCCGTGTTGGCGCGCTGGGTGTCGATCTCGAACTCGAAGCGACGGGTCATCTCGTCCTTGACGTCGGCGGCGTCGACGTAGAACTGCTCGTACCAGCGGCGCAGTTGGTAGACGGGTCCGTCCTCCTCGGTGAGCAGGGGATTGTCGATCCGGGTCTTGTTCCGCCAGATCTCCACGTCCTGCTCGAAGCCGACGGTGGCCCCCTCGGCGGTGAGCCGCGCGGCCTCCGCGGCCTGCGCGTCCGTCATCCCGGGCAGCCGCTTCACGATCGCCCCGTACTGGAGCAGGAAGCTGTTCGCGTCGATCGGGTAGTGGCAGTTGATCAGGACGATCTCCATCTCCGCGCCGCCGCCGACGTCGCTGTAGAGGTGGTCGATCATGTAGGAGGGGCCGTAGTAGGAGGCGTCGGAGCGCAGACGGCCGGAGCTGAGGGTGCCCAGTTCCATGTCCCCGCGGGGGCTGCTCTCCATGTACTGCGTGGCGACGTGGCCGTCGAAGACGTTCTTGAAGTACTCGGGGAAGGCGTAGTGGACGTAGTAGAAGTGCGCCATGTCCACGACGTTGTCCACGATCTCGCGGCAGTTGGCGCCCTCGACCCGGAGGGTCTTCCAGGTCCAGTCGCTCCACTGGTCGGCGTCCGGGCCGTGGATGCCCGCGATCTCGGGGACGGTCACCTCGGGGGGCGGGGGGTTGCCCTCCGGGTCGTTCCAGACGAAGAGCTGCCTGTTCCGCTCCAGGGAGGTCCAGGCGCGGGTCCTGGCGCGCGGGGGGACCCGGCGGGCGTACGGGATCCCGGCGCAGCGACCGTCGCCCGACCAGCGCCAGTCGTGGAAGGGGCAGGCGACGGCGTCGCCCTTCACGCTGCCCTGGGCGAGGTTGCCGCCCATGTGCGGGCAGTAGGCGTTCAGGACGTGCAGCAGGCCGTCGTCCTGTCCCTGGAAGACCACCAGCTTGGTGCCGAAGGCCTCGATCTCGTGCGGCTTTCCGTCCTTGAAGGCTTCGGCGAGGCCGAGGCAGTGCCAGCCGCGGGCGAACCGCGTCGGCGGCCTGCCCGCGTCGATGACCCGGACCTCGTCGTTGAGAGCAGTCATCTCGTCCCTCCGGTTGCTGTCTCTGTTCGGTTCAGTGCTGTGCGGCGAGTTCGACGGCGATGTCGATGAGCTGGTCCTCCTGGCCGCCGACCAGGCGGCGCTCGCCGGCGCGCAGGAGGATCTCGGCGCCGGAGACGCCGTAGCGCTCGGCCTGCCGGTAGGCGTGCTTGAGGAAGCTGGAGTAGACGCCGGCGTGGCCCATCAGGAGGGCGAGCCGGTCGAGCCGGCACTCGTCGTCCATGACGGGGCGGACCACGTCCTCGGCCGCGTCGATGATCTTCAGTACGTCGACGTCGGTACGGATGCCCATCTTGGCGCAGACGGCGACCAGGGCCTCGACGGCGGTGTTGCCCGCCCCGGCGCCGAGCCGGCGGGTGGAGCCGTCGATCTGCAGGGCTCCGGCCTTGATGGCGGCGATGGAGTTGCCGGTGCCGAGGGCCAGGTTCTCGTGACCGTGGAAGCCGACCTGGGCGTCGTCGCCGAGCTCGGAGACCAGGGCCTCGACCCGGGCGGTGACGTCGTCCATGACCATGGCGCCGGCCGAGTCGACGACGTACACGCACTGGCAGCCCGCGTCGGCCATGATCCTGCCCTGCCGGGCCAGCTTCTCGGGGGTCGTGGAGTGGGCCATCATCAGGAAGCCGACGGTCTCCAGGCCCATCTCCCGGGCGAGGCCGAAGTGTTGGTCCGCGATGTCGGCCTCGGTGCAGTGGGTGGCGATGCGGCAGATGCCCGCGCCGTTGCCGTGGGCGGCCCGGATGTCGTCCTTGACGCCGAGTCCGGGCAGCATCAGGAAGGCGATCCGGGCCCTCCGCGCGGTCTCCACCGCGACCTTGATCAGCTCCTGCTCGGGGGTCTTGGAGAAGCCGTAGTTGAAGGAGGATCCGCCGAGTCCGTCGCCGTGCGTCACCTCGATCACGGGGACGCCGGCGTCGTCGAGGGCGGCGACGACGGACCGTACGTCGTCGGTGGTGAACTGGTGCCGCTTGGCGTGCGAGCCGTCGCGCAGCGAGGAGTCGGTGATCCGGATGTCGAGGGTGTCCGAGTAGGGCATGCGATGTGCTCCTTACGCGCCCGGGGCGAGGAGCGCCTTGGCGAACTCCTCGCCGACCTTGGTGGCGGCGGCGGTCATGATGTCGAGGTTTCCGGCGTAGGGCGGCAGGTAGTCGCCCGCGCCCTCCACCTCCAGGAAGATCGCGACGCGTGCCGTCCCGCCGTTCTCGGGGCTCGGGTCGTCGAACTGCGGTTCGGCGCGCAGCCGGTAGCCGGGGACGTACGTGGCGACCTGCTCGGCGATCTCCTTGACGGAGAGGGTGATGGCGTCCCGGTCGGCGTCCTCGGGGATGGCGCAGAAGACGGTGTCGCGCATGATGACGGGCGGCTCGGCCGGGTTGAGGATGATGATGGCCTTGCCGCGCCCGGCGCCGCCGATGGTCTCGATGCCGCGTGAGGTGGTGCGGGTGAACTCGTCGATGTTCGCCCGGGTTCCGGGGCCGGCCGAGACGGAGGCCACCGAGGCGACGATCTCCGCGTACGGCACGGGGACGACGCGCGAGACCGCGTACACCATGGGGATGGTGGCCTGTCCGCCGCAGGTGATCATGTTGACGTTGGGCCGGTCGAGGTGCTCGTGGAGATTGGCGGGCGGTACGACGGCGGGGCCGACGGCGGCCGGGGTCAGGTCGACCGCCTTGATGCCGAGCTCCGCGTAGCGCGGGGCGTTGGCCCGGTGGACGTAGGCGCTGGTGGCCTCGAAGACGATGTCGGGCCTCTCGTCCTGGGCGAGCAGCCGGTCGACGCCTTCGTGGCTGGCCTCCAGGCCGGCGCGGGCGGCGCGGGCGAGGCCCTCGCTGTCGGGGTCGACGCCGATCATCCAGCGGGGTTCGACGTGCTCGGAGCGCAGCAGCTTGTACAGCAGGTCGGTGCCGATGTTGCCGGAACCGACGATGGCGGCGGTCGCCTTTGTCTTGATGGTCATGATCACCTCAGATGAACGAGAGGGAGACGGAGCCAAGGCCGGTGAACTCGGCGGTGAAGGTCGCCCCGGCCGCCACGTCGACGGCCCGGGTGCACGAGCCGGGCAGCACCACGTGCCCCTTCTTCAGGGGGACGCCGAAGCGGGCGACGGTACGGGCGAGCCAGGCGACGGAGCGGGCCGGGTCACCGAGCACGGCGTCGCTGCGGCCCTCGGCGAGGAGCTCCCCGCCGGCGGTCAGCCGGGCGTCGATCGCCCTGAGGTCGAGCTCGCGGGGATCCCGGCCCTCCCCGATGACGTACCCGGCGGAGGAGGCGTTGTCCGCGATGGTGTCGGCGATGGTGATCCGCCAGTCCCGGATCCTGCTGTCGATCAGCTCCAGGGCGGGCACGACGCGCTCGGTCGCGGCGAGGACGTCCGCCGGGGTGCAGGTCTCGCCCGGCAGGTCGTCGCCGAGGACGAAGCCGACCTCGACCTCGACGCGGGGGTGGCAGTAACGGGCGACGGGGACGGGGTCGTGGGGCCGCAGCTCCATGTCGTGGAGCAGATGGCCGTAGTCCGGTTCGTCGACGCCCATCATCCGCTGCATGACCGGCGAGGACAGGCCGACCTTGTGACCGCGCACCTCCGCGCCGGCCGCGAGGCGGTGGCGGATGTTGACGAGCTGGATCTCGTACGCGTCCTCGGTGCCGATGCCGGGGAACGCGTCGGTCAGCGGGGCGATCGGCGTGACGTGCTGTTCGGCGGAGCGGAGCAGCTCGGCCGCCTCGTGTCTCTGGCGGTCCGTGAGCATGGCGGGTCCCTCCTGCGGGGCGGTTGGGGCTGTCCGGGGAGGCTAGGACGGGGCCGCCGCCTGCCGGGAGCGCCAGTTCCCGGTGAGCGGGAAAGGCCCACCACCACCCGTGCGGGCACGCACCGCCGGGCGGTTCCCACCCGCCGTGTGGGCGGCGCCCTGTGGTGCGGGACGCGCCTCCGCCCGTGCGGGCTATACGCCCGGCTGGGCGGTGCCCCCGCCCCGTGCGGGCGCGCCCGCGGGGGCGCGGCTCCTCCCTCCCTCCCCCCCGCCCGTGTGGGCAATCGTCCCGCTGGGGCGGGACGGGTGGGCACACGGGACGGCGCGCTCAGCGGCGCCTCCGCGTTCCGCGCCTGGACCCGCACCACGCGTGCGGCGCACGTTCCGGTGCGGGTTGAGGCGCGGGAGCCTAGGCCCGGCAAGGGGCGCCGTTCCGTTGTGCCCACCCGTTCCGCCCCAGCGGAACGCATGCCCACAACGAGGGCGCGGGGGTGGGCACCGCCCCGGCGGGCGCGCTCGCAACGGGGCGGAGTCGCCCGGCGGAA contains these protein-coding regions:
- the hsaA gene encoding 3-hydroxy-9,10-secoandrosta-1,3,5(10)-triene-9,17-dione monooxygenase oxygenase subunit; translation: MCDDDVLAAVRALAPALRERAAEAEALRRVPDASVGELEAAGFFRLLRPGAYGGLAADPAVFYAAVHEIAKACGSTGWAASVLGVHPWYVAQFDPRAQEEVWGADESTRICSSHAPTGKVTPVDGGFRLSGRWHFSAGCDHARWALLGGLVTDGEGRPVDMLTFLVPSADYRVDDVWDTVGLRGSGSNDILVEDAFVPAHRALGYGPVTVLRCPGHDVHPEPLYRLPYAAVFTTAISTAMVGIAEGAHEDQITAARERLRAEPGRGAAEDPFAQVRIARAAGEIDAARLQLARNMAELYAVARGGAEIPRELRARTRRDQALATERAITAVDLLMENAGRGPLRVGDDVLQRAWRDLHTGRGQAANDVERALVLYAQDALGMDVHDPML
- a CDS encoding VOC family protein, producing the protein MDIRALGYLRLETTTLDEWRRYALDVLGMVEASGTTEDTLCLRLDDRAHRIVIQAGESDRLLAAGWEVANAAALARAAEELEAAGVAVKAAHPAELAERRVQGLIHVTDPGGNPLEIYWGQAQDHTALGSPYGNRFVTGDLGLGHVVIPVPDIEAALDFYENLLGFQLRDSMKLPPQAVPTATEQRYFHWMHFLSPNRRHHSLGLYPGALPPGIVHFMVELETLDDVGRGLDRMHAAGIPIASSLGRHTNDRMVSFYAQAPGGFQVEYGWDGLVVDPATWVAKEITADSFWGHQWNG
- a CDS encoding IclR family transcriptional regulator translates to MTTSAVEPVEAGMPPLSLLEKAAKVLSAFESAGPRLTLTEVVQRSGIRRSSAHRILDQLVQLRWLEREGRDYRLGMGMLELGAMASHHNRLRRAALPHLHALHESTGHLVHLTVLDGSEVVYLERIGGSDDSVVPSRMGGRQPAYCTASGKAILAFGDGTPVEQVIRDGLRARTPRTITRPESFRRELAMTRERGVAFDHEEGYRGVFCVAAPLRGAGRAIAAISVSGHGVHREMERLAPAVRGCARSVWQSMFGPGRQPEKRAQPVGAGPVGLPQPSMDNMMAWLRFSDWM
- the hsaA gene encoding 3-hydroxy-9,10-secoandrosta-1,3,5(10)-triene-9,17-dione monooxygenase oxygenase subunit, with translation MADDVLAAIRDLAPALRDRAAEAETLRRVPDTSVKELEDTGFFQLLQPKAFGGRAADPVVFYTAVKEIAKACGSTGWVASVVGVHPWHVALFDPRAQQEVWGQDPKTRIASSYAPTGKATAVDGGFRLSGRWHFSSGCDHARWALLGCLVTDGEGNPVDMRTFLIPRSDYRVDDVWDTVGLRGTGSNDVVVEDVFVPDHRALSFGPVTALKVPGHEVNPEPLYRLPYAGVFTTTISTPIVGIAEGAFDSYAEATRQRFRVSYGQKVAEDPFAQVRIARAASDIDASWLQLTRNMGEMYALAEHGEEIPMELRTRTRRDQVLATERSVAAVDLLMENSGGSAMRTGPGLVQRAWRDAHTGRGHAANDPERALVMYGQSALGIDIQDTMA
- the hsaD gene encoding 4,5:9,10-diseco-3-hydroxy-5,9,17-trioxoandrosta-1(10),2-diene-4-oate hydrolase, which gives rise to MAELTHESTSRTAEAAGLTLHYHEAAPAGRAAEAPVVIMLHGGGPGASAWSNFGRNLPVFAEHFRTLLVDQPCFGRSDKPELDKDYFSYSADAVAALMDELGIRRAHFIGNSLGGGTAVRMALNHPDKVGKLLLMGPGGVSVNLFAPDPTEGIKRLFEFNASPEPTREQLRAFLGVMAYDQSIVTDELVEERWASATDPDTRLGSARMAASFGNPAWVGDTMLWREAHRITHPVLLTWGREDRVNPLDGALVALKTIPDARLHVFPHCGHWAQTEQADEFNRLAVDFFSH
- a CDS encoding SRPBCC family protein, whose product is MSPRHQAMPVNPRHQETPVNPRNEETPVNPRTLERSAVVPATPDAVWAVIGHFGALADWHPHVPPSTLEGGGDPAVPGTVRVFAVDGEAVARERLLDRDAAARSYRYTLLDPVMLPVHDYVATLAVRPHPDGAEVRWSAAYRSTDDVVPRVESVFGDGTYGTGLAALRARFTSSR
- a CDS encoding flavin reductase family protein, encoding MERLIPPSEFRDVLGRFASGITVVATLDADSAEPVGFACQSFASLSLDPPLVMLAVGKNSTSWPRIERAGRFCVNILAEDQQTTCAALGRSGPDKFAGVPWGAGEHGTVRIEGALAHVECALDAVYEAGDHHLVTAQVVALHAGEDGRPLLFFRSRYAVGAF